A genome region from Actinobacillus arthritidis includes the following:
- a CDS encoding ABC transporter permease → MLFAFIRKLLLMVITLFALTLISYNILLRDALNRFVDLKGVDAYLSYVQGLMQGDFGISYTNGEPLANQILNVFPATISLCLAALLLSLIIGLPLGFISATFRENMLGKTLAILGSFSLAIPVFWLAIVVLYYASVSGWAISAVGELHPIYEISSVTGFRLLDIFLADSPYKLKMMQSVLHHLVLPTLILSVPATLEVIRFTRQRAEYVMTQNYIRVAQTRGWSPYKIWTRHILHNTLPALLPMIARNLTLIFAFSMLVENVFNWGGIGLWLINALSVQDYNAISAGVVAIGLFVLLIDLFVSLITTLLDPYQKKDWYVK, encoded by the coding sequence ATGTTATTCGCTTTTATTCGCAAATTATTGTTGATGGTCATTACACTATTTGCCTTAACATTGATTAGCTATAACATTTTGTTGCGTGATGCTTTAAATCGTTTTGTTGATTTAAAAGGCGTAGATGCCTATTTAAGTTATGTGCAAGGGCTTATGCAAGGGGATTTTGGTATTAGTTATACCAATGGTGAGCCGTTAGCTAATCAAATCTTGAACGTTTTTCCTGCAACGATTTCTTTATGTTTAGCCGCATTGTTACTTTCCCTGATTATCGGTTTGCCATTAGGTTTTATTTCGGCAACATTTCGAGAGAATATGTTGGGTAAAACATTAGCAATTCTTGGTTCATTCAGTTTAGCAATCCCTGTATTTTGGCTGGCAATTGTTGTTTTGTATTATGCTTCTGTAAGTGGTTGGGCCATTTCTGCCGTTGGAGAATTACATCCTATTTATGAAATTTCTTCAGTGACTGGCTTCCGTTTATTAGATATTTTTTTAGCAGATTCTCCATATAAATTAAAAATGATGCAGAGTGTATTACATCATTTAGTATTGCCAACGTTGATCCTTTCTGTACCGGCAACACTTGAAGTCATTCGATTTACTCGTCAACGGGCGGAATATGTTATGACACAAAATTACATTCGAGTTGCACAAACGAGAGGTTGGAGTCCTTATAAAATTTGGACGCGTCATATTTTACATAATACGTTACCTGCATTATTGCCTATGATTGCACGCAACCTTACCTTAATCTTTGCCTTTTCAATGTTGGTCGAAAATGTATTTAACTGGGGGGGAATCGGTTTGTGGCTGATTAATGCGTTATCTGTGCAGGACTATAACGCTATTTCTGCTGGTGTAGTAGCTATCGGTTTATTTGTTTTGCTCATTGATTTATTTGTCAGTTTAATCACAACATTGTTAGATCCGTATCAGAAAAAGGATTGGTATGTTAAGTAG
- a CDS encoding ABC transporter permease subunit, with product MLSREEPEQFRESDYVKQFFRQLRQDKVTLASLYLFILLLLLVFLGDVIAPYQADTQFIGKELMPPSWDDKGQIGFFFGTDDLGRDILSRILSGFYYTVGSALCISIAIAVIGSIIGIIAGTSRKSFSFLGHLFDTFLFIPILIIAIIIATLMEASLINAMLAIFLAMLPHFIHKIYQATQQELKREYVVTLRLDGASRWDLIKEVVLPNLAPVATKELAHIFIIAVLDINALSFIELGAKSPTPEWGTMIKDSVELIYIAPWTVILPGMATIFVILLSSMLGNGISRVLEKYRY from the coding sequence ATGTTAAGTAGAGAAGAACCGGAACAATTCAGAGAATCCGATTATGTTAAACAATTTTTCCGCCAGTTACGTCAAGATAAAGTAACGCTAGCTAGTTTATACCTATTTATACTTTTATTATTATTAGTGTTTTTAGGTGATGTTATTGCACCTTATCAAGCTGACACACAATTTATTGGCAAAGAGTTAATGCCTCCTTCTTGGGATGATAAAGGACAAATTGGTTTTTTCTTTGGTACGGATGACTTAGGACGAGATATTTTAAGTCGGATACTGTCTGGTTTTTATTATACGGTCGGTTCAGCTCTATGTATTAGTATAGCAATAGCTGTTATCGGAAGTATTATAGGTATCATAGCTGGCACGAGTCGAAAATCTTTTTCATTTTTAGGACATCTATTTGATACATTTTTATTTATCCCGATTTTAATTATTGCCATTATCATTGCGACTTTAATGGAAGCGAGTTTGATCAATGCCATGTTGGCGATATTTCTCGCAATGTTACCGCATTTTATTCATAAAATTTACCAAGCAACCCAACAGGAATTAAAACGAGAATATGTTGTGACATTAAGGTTAGATGGTGCATCACGCTGGGATCTCATTAAAGAAGTTGTTTTACCAAATCTTGCTCCTGTGGCGACCAAAGAATTGGCTCATATTTTTATTATTGCCGTATTGGATATTAATGCCTTAAGTTTTATTGAATTAGGTGCTAAAAGTCCAACCCCAGAATGGGGAACAATGATAAAAGATTCCGTTGAATTAATTTATATCGCTCCATGGACTGTGATTTTACCGGGAATGGCAACGATTTTTGTGATTCTGTTGAGCAGTATGTTAGGCAACGGTATTAGCCGAGTATTAGAAAAATATCGTTATTAA
- a CDS encoding oligopeptide/dipeptide ABC transporter ATP-binding protein translates to MALLDIRHLSIEIDTPNGRIKMVDNIDLTLDEGEICGLVGESGSGKSLIAKVICGLTKDEWIITADRFRFNDIELLKLSPAQRRKLVGEQISMIFQNPLSSLDPSKTIGKRLMQTINFKGKWWQWFGWKRKKAIELLHRVGIRDHKTMMQSYPFDITEGEAQKVIIAMAVANQPRLLVADEPTYTLEATTQLQIYRLLSSMNKNLGTSILLVANDIRSIHKWVDSFNVLYCGQTVEIASKETIMEEPFHPYTSVLLNSIPDFSQPLAFKSRLNTLKGSVPMLQNMPIGCRLGPRCPFAQKKCVQKPPLRKFKQHEFACHYPINFREKNFLKRADFEPVVVTDKSE, encoded by the coding sequence ATGGCTCTATTAGATATTCGCCATTTGAGTATTGAAATTGATACGCCGAATGGCAGAATTAAAATGGTAGATAATATTGATTTGACCCTCGATGAGGGGGAAATTTGTGGACTTGTCGGCGAATCCGGTTCAGGAAAGAGTTTGATTGCTAAAGTAATTTGCGGTTTGACTAAAGATGAATGGATTATTACCGCAGATCGTTTTCGTTTTAATGATATTGAATTACTTAAGTTATCGCCTGCTCAACGAAGAAAATTAGTCGGCGAACAAATCTCGATGATTTTCCAAAATCCGCTTTCTAGCCTAGATCCCAGTAAAACGATTGGTAAGCGACTTATGCAAACGATTAATTTTAAAGGGAAATGGTGGCAATGGTTCGGCTGGAAAAGGAAAAAAGCGATTGAGCTATTACATCGTGTAGGGATTCGTGATCATAAAACAATGATGCAAAGTTATCCTTTTGATATTACCGAAGGCGAAGCACAAAAAGTCATTATTGCTATGGCGGTTGCTAATCAACCTCGCTTACTGGTCGCAGATGAACCGACTTACACATTAGAAGCAACAACGCAATTACAGATTTATCGTTTGTTATCGAGTATGAATAAAAACTTGGGGACATCTATCTTATTAGTCGCAAATGATATTCGCAGTATTCATAAATGGGTGGATTCGTTTAATGTATTGTATTGTGGGCAAACGGTAGAAATTGCGAGTAAAGAAACCATTATGGAGGAGCCTTTCCATCCCTACACTTCGGTTTTATTAAATAGTATTCCCGATTTCTCACAGCCATTAGCCTTTAAAAGTCGTTTAAATACCTTAAAAGGATCGGTACCAATGTTACAAAATATGCCGATTGGTTGTCGTTTAGGGCCTCGTTGCCCATTTGCACAGAAAAAATGCGTACAAAAACCGCCTTTGCGTAAATTTAAACAGCACGAATTTGCTTGTCATTATCCGATTAACTTTAGAGAGAAAAACTTCCTTAAACGTGCCGATTTTGAACCGGTTGTAGTTACGGATAAATCGGAATAA
- a CDS encoding MmcQ/YjbR family DNA-binding protein, with product MKHKIIDLREDLLLYVLQQYGTEPEYLWKSYPDYAILRQVDNRKWYAVLMQVPYATLGLSGNGKVSVMNVKCSPEMISLFQPQKGFLPAYHMNKTHWITILLDGSVDKETVVFLLNQSFDLTATRLRKQKLGLTSHTEWIVPANPKYYDVESELKEGKEILWKQSNNIAVGDIVYLYVTEPTAEIRYQCEALEVNIPYQTKYADLRIDKVMRIKCLKEFDKKLLSREKLREFGVTAVRGPRKMPLALSEEVKLMR from the coding sequence GTGAAGCATAAAATCATAGATCTTCGAGAAGATCTTTTATTATATGTATTGCAACAATATGGCACGGAACCTGAATATTTATGGAAATCTTATCCGGATTATGCCATTTTAAGGCAGGTGGATAATCGCAAATGGTATGCAGTTTTGATGCAAGTACCATATGCGACACTAGGGCTTTCAGGAAATGGCAAAGTGAGTGTAATGAATGTGAAATGTTCTCCGGAAATGATTAGCTTGTTTCAACCACAAAAAGGCTTTTTACCCGCTTATCATATGAATAAAACCCATTGGATAACGATTTTGCTTGATGGGAGCGTAGATAAAGAAACCGTTGTATTCCTACTTAACCAAAGTTTTGATCTTACTGCCACTCGCTTACGTAAACAAAAATTAGGTTTAACAAGTCATACGGAATGGATTGTACCGGCAAATCCTAAATATTATGACGTAGAAAGTGAGTTGAAAGAAGGTAAGGAAATTCTGTGGAAGCAAAGCAATAATATTGCGGTTGGTGATATTGTTTATCTTTATGTTACAGAACCGACTGCGGAGATTCGTTATCAATGCGAAGCATTAGAAGTAAATATACCTTATCAAACAAAATACGCAGATTTACGTATAGATAAAGTGATGCGAATAAAATGTTTAAAAGAATTTGATAAAAAATTGCTTTCCCGAGAAAAACTTCGAGAGTTTGGTGTAACAGCCGTGAGAGGTCCCCGAAAAATGCCATTGGCATTGAGTGAAGAAGTTAAATTGATGCGTTAA
- a CDS encoding NAD(P)H-dependent flavin oxidoreductase yields the protein MTACNRITDILGIKFPLVQGPMSWLTDAKFVAAVSNAGGLGILGPNAGLQKAPKTTEDLLRTFREEIRKTKALTDKPFGAPVILSYDFSTIDLLVDLLIEEQVPVALINGIDGYDYKPMMKKFKAAGTKTIFRPHTPTVENARYAEEIGADILVATGFDEGGTVPSQVIGTFSIVPQMVDAVSIPVMAAGGIADVRGVRASFALGAEGVFVGSVLLVTEENRMHESVKQLVVDSTAQDLLLFRTQPAYYRSLPTQLAHKLVKMDEDGATRDELAEAQTGGYGMRQGMLLGDFEKGYISVGNGITYIKSIRSVKDVVEDLMQDFV from the coding sequence ATGACCGCTTGTAACCGTATTACTGACATCTTAGGTATTAAATTTCCCCTTGTGCAAGGCCCGATGAGCTGGCTGACGGACGCAAAATTTGTTGCCGCTGTAAGCAATGCCGGAGGTTTAGGGATCTTAGGCCCGAATGCCGGCTTGCAGAAAGCACCGAAAACGACGGAAGATTTGCTCCGCACTTTCCGTGAAGAAATCCGTAAAACCAAAGCATTAACCGATAAGCCGTTCGGTGCACCGGTGATTTTGTCGTATGATTTCAGCACCATTGATTTGTTAGTGGATTTATTAATTGAAGAACAAGTGCCGGTGGCGTTAATCAACGGTATTGATGGCTATGATTACAAGCCGATGATGAAAAAATTTAAAGCGGCAGGCACAAAAACCATTTTCCGTCCGCATACGCCGACAGTAGAAAACGCACGCTATGCGGAAGAAATCGGGGCGGATATTTTGGTAGCAACTGGTTTTGATGAAGGTGGTACAGTGCCAAGTCAAGTGATCGGAACCTTCTCTATCGTGCCTCAAATGGTCGATGCGGTAAGTATTCCTGTGATGGCGGCTGGTGGTATTGCTGATGTACGAGGCGTACGAGCAAGTTTTGCACTCGGTGCAGAAGGCGTATTTGTCGGTTCTGTGTTGTTAGTAACCGAAGAAAATCGTATGCATGAAAGCGTTAAGCAACTCGTTGTCGATAGCACAGCTCAAGATTTATTATTATTCCGAACCCAACCAGCGTATTACCGCTCGCTACCCACTCAATTAGCACATAAATTGGTGAAAATGGATGAAGACGGTGCAACGCGAGATGAACTCGCCGAAGCGCAAACAGGTGGCTACGGAATGCGTCAAGGTATGTTACTTGGCGATTTTGAGAAAGGTTATATTTCGGTAGGTAACGGTATTACTTATATTAAATCGATCCGTTCTGTCAAAGACGTGGTGGAAGATTTGATGCAGGATTTTGTGTAA
- a CDS encoding LysR family transcriptional regulator, with product MDLNNLRLFVAVYQAESFSKAAEQLAIPVATVSRRIAEFEKSLSTQLFDRYKTGVKPTALGLQLYEKVYLSLDNLTQATQDFIGEQQELSGYLRISTVSACEPIWAAIAEFQAEYPQVKVHCQATDRVLDLVEDGIDIAFRMGDLHTENVIARKMMDLNAVLAAHPDFLARHGTPKTPQDLTALPFACWARTGQKSVTLQLGEQAVKIEPIFTSNDVYAIAHQAKNAHAICQLPDYMAQELTEKFGLVELMSDYPTPIYPIHAIYPAHRHPSAIMKTFLGFCEKFLTEREKCCKD from the coding sequence ATGGATTTAAACAATCTAAGACTGTTTGTGGCCGTTTATCAAGCAGAGAGTTTTTCTAAAGCGGCGGAACAACTTGCAATACCGGTTGCGACGGTTAGTCGCCGTATTGCAGAATTTGAAAAATCGCTTTCCACCCAACTTTTCGACCGCTACAAAACTGGGGTGAAACCGACCGCACTTGGTTTGCAATTGTATGAAAAGGTTTATTTGAGCTTAGACAATTTAACGCAAGCAACACAAGATTTTATTGGTGAACAGCAGGAGTTGAGCGGTTATCTGCGTATTTCCACCGTTTCCGCCTGTGAGCCGATTTGGGCGGCAATTGCTGAATTTCAGGCGGAATATCCGCAGGTGAAAGTGCATTGTCAGGCGACCGATCGCGTATTGGATTTGGTGGAAGACGGCATTGATATCGCGTTTCGAATGGGGGATTTACATACGGAAAACGTAATTGCTCGCAAAATGATGGATTTAAACGCTGTGCTGGCGGCTCATCCTGATTTTCTTGCTCGACACGGCACGCCGAAAACACCGCAAGATTTGACCGCACTACCATTTGCTTGCTGGGCAAGAACAGGGCAGAAAAGCGTAACATTACAACTGGGCGAACAAGCGGTCAAAATTGAACCGATTTTTACCTCTAATGACGTGTATGCCATCGCCCACCAAGCCAAAAATGCGCATGCCATCTGCCAATTACCGGACTATATGGCTCAAGAACTCACCGAGAAATTCGGCTTAGTCGAACTGATGTCCGACTATCCGACACCAATTTATCCTATCCATGCTATCTATCCAGCCCACCGCCACCCCTCAGCAATCATGAAAACCTTTTTGGGGTTTTGTGAGAAGTTTTTAACAGAAAGAGAGAAATGCTGTAAAGATTAA
- a CDS encoding ATP-binding protein: MQRKIIQSLEKWKQKPNRKPLIIQGARQVGKTWAMKRFGKQSFEKVAYINFDNNPRMKTLFSGDYDINRLILGLKIESGVDIQAENTLIIFDEVQEVPQALSSLKYFYENAPQFYIVAAGSLLGVSLHHQISFPVGKVDFLPLYPMDFHEFLIALGKQDLVQLLELKDWSLISAMKTSYIDLLRQYYFVGGMPEAVKVFVETQNFDEVRQVQRNLLMAYEQDFSKHIRDGQTVQKVRSIWASIPEQLAKENKKFIYSHLQKGARSKDYEIALQWLKDSGLAHSVPRVKKPHLPLSAYQDGAFKLYALDVGLLAAQSHLDVSVLLEGSRIFTEFKGALTEQYVLQQLIATQENPVFYWATEKGTAEVDFVLQRKQAVIPIEVKAEENLKAKSLKVYVEQFQPEQAVRFSIADFREQDWLVNVPLYGVTIRFK; the protein is encoded by the coding sequence ATGCAAAGAAAAATAATTCAATCCTTAGAAAAATGGAAACAGAAACCTAACCGCAAGCCTTTAATTATTCAAGGGGCAAGACAAGTGGGTAAAACGTGGGCGATGAAGCGTTTTGGTAAGCAATCTTTTGAAAAGGTGGCGTACATTAACTTCGATAATAATCCACGAATGAAAACGCTATTTTCGGGAGATTATGATATTAACCGCTTGATTCTTGGTTTAAAAATTGAAAGTGGTGTAGATATTCAAGCTGAAAATACACTGATTATTTTTGATGAAGTACAAGAAGTACCACAGGCACTCTCTTCGCTCAAATATTTTTATGAAAATGCACCGCAATTTTATATTGTAGCGGCAGGATCATTACTTGGTGTGTCATTGCATCATCAGATTTCTTTTCCTGTGGGCAAAGTGGATTTTCTACCGCTTTACCCGATGGATTTTCACGAGTTTTTGATCGCACTTGGCAAGCAAGATTTAGTGCAGTTACTGGAACTCAAAGATTGGTCGCTTATTTCTGCGATGAAAACAAGTTATATTGATTTGCTACGCCAATATTATTTTGTGGGTGGAATGCCTGAAGCCGTGAAAGTCTTTGTAGAAACACAAAACTTTGATGAAGTCCGCCAAGTGCAACGTAATTTATTGATGGCGTACGAACAGGATTTTTCTAAGCATATTCGAGATGGACAGACAGTACAAAAAGTGCGGTCAATTTGGGCTTCAATTCCTGAACAACTTGCCAAAGAAAACAAAAAGTTCATCTACTCACACCTGCAAAAAGGGGCGAGAAGTAAAGATTACGAAATCGCATTGCAATGGCTGAAAGACAGCGGTTTAGCGCATTCCGTGCCACGTGTGAAAAAGCCTCATTTACCACTTTCTGCCTATCAAGACGGCGCATTTAAACTTTATGCATTGGATGTGGGATTGCTTGCCGCTCAAAGCCATTTAGATGTTAGCGTTCTGCTTGAAGGTAGCCGTATTTTTACCGAATTTAAAGGCGCTTTAACCGAGCAATATGTGCTACAACAGCTTATTGCTACCCAAGAAAATCCTGTGTTCTACTGGGCAACCGAAAAAGGCACAGCGGAAGTAGATTTTGTCTTACAACGCAAACAAGCCGTGATTCCGATTGAAGTGAAAGCGGAAGAAAATCTCAAAGCTAAAAGTTTAAAAGTATATGTGGAACAGTTCCAACCTGAACAAGCAGTTAGGTTTTCAATAGCGGATTTTAGGGAACAGGATTGGCTGGTGAATGTGCCGTTGTATGGGGTTACTATTCGATTTAAATAG
- a CDS encoding adenine-specific methyltransferase EcoRI family protein, producing the protein MAREVQHSLLRKAKLNKNDEFYTQLSDIERELQHYTKHFKGKTIFCNCDDVTLSQFYTYFATNFETLGIKKVITACYKPVSNDLFIDDEKNKQAFYYEYTGKESLTPTLDDVHFFKGDGDFRSTESIELLKQSDIVVTNPPFSLFREFVAQLVKYNKQFLIIGNINAITYKEIFDLIQNNSAWLGINLGRGISGFLVPEHYALYGTETKIDHLGNRIVSPNNCLWLTNLDNEKRHEDIPLTKTYIGNESYYPRYDNYNGINVNKTKDIPIDYEGAIGVPITFLHKFNPEQFEIIKFRKGDDGKDLSINGKTPYFRILIKHKNPR; encoded by the coding sequence ATGGCTAGAGAAGTACAACATTCTTTATTAAGAAAAGCAAAATTAAATAAGAATGACGAGTTTTATACTCAACTATCTGATATTGAAAGAGAATTACAACATTACACTAAGCACTTTAAAGGAAAAACAATTTTCTGTAATTGTGATGATGTAACCCTTAGTCAATTTTATACTTATTTTGCAACTAATTTTGAAACATTAGGAATAAAAAAAGTAATAACAGCATGTTATAAACCAGTAAGTAATGACCTTTTTATAGATGATGAAAAAAATAAGCAAGCTTTTTATTATGAATATACAGGTAAAGAATCATTAACTCCAACTTTAGATGATGTTCATTTTTTCAAAGGAGATGGTGATTTTAGAAGTACAGAAAGCATTGAATTACTTAAACAATCAGATATTGTGGTAACAAACCCACCATTTTCATTATTTAGAGAATTTGTTGCTCAATTAGTAAAATATAATAAACAATTCCTTATTATTGGTAATATAAATGCTATTACTTATAAAGAAATTTTCGATTTAATTCAAAATAATAGTGCTTGGTTAGGTATTAATTTGGGGCGTGGGATTTCAGGTTTTTTAGTTCCTGAACATTATGCATTATATGGTACCGAAACAAAAATTGATCACTTGGGTAATAGAATAGTGTCTCCTAACAATTGTCTTTGGTTAACGAATTTAGATAATGAAAAACGCCATGAAGATATACCGCTTACGAAAACGTATATTGGAAATGAATCATATTATCCTAGATATGACAATTACAATGGAATAAATGTTAATAAAACCAAAGATATTCCGATAGATTATGAGGGTGCAATAGGAGTTCCTATTACTTTTTTACATAAATTTAATCCTGAGCAATTTGAGATTATTAAATTTAGAAAAGGTGATGATGGTAAGGATTTATCTATTAATGGTAAGACACCCTATTTTAGAATTTTGATTAAACATAAAAATCCAAGATAA
- a CDS encoding EcoRI family type II restriction endonuclease → MGIFGEEAKSHDNVVSNVSKQVQVYLKTEFPKLSFRYRTSVSKEEINQSLKKLDSELGQTLFVSNSSIKPDGGIIEVLDDNGEWRVILVSEAKHQGKDIENIKQGKLVGKNSDQDLMATGNAIERSHKNIAEIANFMLRESHFPYVLFLEGSNFLTETLSITRPDGRIVVLEYNSGMLNRLDRLTAANYGMPINTNLCQNRFIKHNDKTIMLQATSIYTQGNGQHWDIDNMFSVMLDTARTSLKVLGSDLFNQLTKNN, encoded by the coding sequence ATTGGTATTTTTGGAGAGGAAGCTAAATCTCACGATAATGTTGTTTCTAATGTTTCCAAACAGGTTCAAGTTTATCTTAAGACAGAGTTTCCAAAGCTATCTTTTCGTTATCGTACCAGTGTTAGTAAAGAAGAAATTAATCAGTCTTTGAAAAAGCTTGATAGCGAATTAGGACAAACACTCTTCGTTTCAAATTCTAGCATTAAGCCTGATGGCGGTATTATTGAAGTATTAGATGATAATGGTGAATGGAGAGTAATCTTAGTTTCCGAAGCCAAGCATCAAGGTAAGGATATTGAAAACATTAAGCAAGGAAAATTAGTTGGAAAAAATAGTGATCAGGATTTAATGGCGACAGGTAATGCTATTGAGCGTTCTCATAAAAACATTGCGGAAATTGCTAATTTTATGTTGCGAGAATCACATTTTCCTTATGTTTTATTCTTAGAAGGGTCTAATTTTCTAACTGAAACACTTTCAATAACAAGACCAGATGGCAGAATAGTTGTTCTAGAATATAATTCAGGAATGCTAAATAGATTAGATAGGCTAACTGCCGCTAATTATGGAATGCCGATCAACACCAATCTGTGTCAGAATAGATTTATTAAACATAATGATAAAACAATAATGTTACAAGCGACTTCTATTTATACACAGGGCAATGGCCAACATTGGGATATAGATAATATGTTTTCAGTCATGCTTGATACTGCTCGTACATCATTAAAAGTATTGGGTAGCGATTTATTTAATCAACTTACTAAAAATAATTAA
- a CDS encoding GIY-YIG nuclease family protein, with protein MVTHTVIISDRAKDNITVYTKEPVFLAIADREDLKALKHLEEANRAGIYILLGENQRYVGQASGKIYDRLITHNDNKEWWSKIIFFGREDGHLDKSQTDYLEKKLIEAFQKTDLTLDNATSGNTSFIEKTSKIKADNVWNIAQEILDEVAHINIFESYATEEEENQIAQIYIELDKHKISGKSYRDNQKNFFLFLLKQPKYRSLVEDFCLNGKPTASYCIGSEPSLRPNGMKYTTQLEEDIYLYSHLSTKERRRAIQNFTDATGLKVVFHWD; from the coding sequence ATGGTTACCCATACCGTTATTATTAGTGATCGAGCAAAAGACAATATCACGGTTTATACAAAAGAACCTGTGTTTTTAGCGATTGCGGATCGTGAAGATTTAAAAGCATTAAAACATTTAGAAGAAGCGAATAGAGCAGGAATTTATATTTTATTAGGTGAGAATCAGCGTTATGTTGGGCAGGCGAGCGGAAAAATTTATGATCGCCTAATTACGCATAATGACAATAAAGAGTGGTGGAGTAAGATTATTTTCTTTGGGCGTGAAGATGGGCATTTAGATAAATCACAAACTGATTATCTTGAGAAGAAATTAATTGAGGCTTTTCAGAAAACCGATTTAACGTTAGATAATGCTACTTCGGGTAATACGTCTTTTATTGAAAAAACAAGTAAGATCAAGGCAGATAATGTTTGGAATATCGCTCAAGAAATCTTAGATGAAGTTGCGCATATTAATATATTTGAAAGCTATGCGACAGAGGAAGAAGAAAACCAAATTGCTCAGATCTATATTGAACTGGATAAACATAAAATCTCAGGCAAAAGTTACCGAGACAATCAGAAAAATTTCTTTTTATTTTTATTGAAACAGCCTAAATATCGTTCTTTAGTGGAAGATTTTTGTTTAAATGGAAAGCCAACAGCTTCCTATTGTATTGGAAGCGAACCGAGTCTTAGACCAAATGGGATGAAATATACTACTCAGCTTGAAGAGGATATTTATCTTTATTCACATTTATCTACCAAAGAACGCCGACGAGCGATTCAAAATTTTACAGACGCAACAGGTTTAAAAGTGGTGTTTCATTGGGATTAA
- a CDS encoding LysR family transcriptional regulator gives MLTKLKHFCLVAETLNFRETANRLNISPSVVTRVINELEAELGEPLFKRSTRNVKLTSFGEKFLPKAQRLLTDSEALLKMGKEQADEMQGIVRITVPAWRENDVIIRELLTALLPYPGIIIDWREDMGKLDMIEDRIDIGLRIGLEPDPNFIVRKIATVGDMLVCSPELLAKYGTPKDFDDFQRHFPIYQPINASTGRSWNLPLNEKITLVPRNIAFYSVDNYSALQAILMGQCAGLISDFMAKPYLANGQLVQLFPDISIDHWRLYLYRPYQTITPARVLKVFDLLTDICRKMFTKP, from the coding sequence ATGCTCACTAAACTCAAACATTTTTGCCTTGTCGCTGAAACCTTAAATTTCAGAGAAACCGCCAATCGCTTGAATATTTCCCCATCGGTCGTGACCCGTGTTATCAATGAACTGGAAGCTGAATTGGGAGAACCGCTATTTAAACGTAGCACGCGTAATGTCAAGCTAACCAGCTTTGGCGAAAAATTTCTCCCTAAAGCACAGCGACTACTTACCGATAGCGAAGCCTTATTGAAAATGGGCAAAGAACAAGCGGATGAAATGCAAGGAATTGTGCGAATCACTGTGCCTGCGTGGCGGGAAAACGATGTCATAATTCGTGAGTTATTGACCGCACTTTTACCCTACCCCGGCATTATTATTGATTGGCGAGAAGATATGGGTAAGCTGGATATGATTGAAGACCGTATTGATATTGGTCTACGTATTGGATTAGAGCCTGATCCTAATTTTATCGTACGTAAAATTGCAACAGTGGGCGATATGTTAGTCTGCTCTCCCGAATTACTCGCCAAGTATGGGACCCCTAAAGATTTTGACGATTTTCAACGCCATTTCCCGATTTACCAACCTATCAACGCTAGTACGGGGCGTTCGTGGAATTTACCGCTCAACGAAAAAATTACGCTTGTACCTCGCAATATTGCCTTTTATTCCGTAGACAATTACAGTGCCTTACAAGCTATTTTAATGGGGCAATGTGCTGGACTGATTAGCGATTTTATGGCAAAGCCTTATCTGGCAAATGGTCAATTAGTCCAGCTTTTCCCTGATATTTCCATTGACCACTGGCGACTCTATCTCTATCGCCCTTATCAAACCATAACCCCAGCACGCGTGCTAAAAGTATTTGATTTACTCACAGACATTTGCCGAAAAATGTTTACGAAGCCATAA